One region of Intestinimonas massiliensis (ex Afouda et al. 2020) genomic DNA includes:
- a CDS encoding AAA family ATPase — protein MAHTVITVGREYGSGGRLIAQKAAEALGIPFFDRSIINMAAEETGLSADFIRRTEQQKTSSFLYNLYMSTQSLPVNDQVFIAQSEVIRRVAAEGPCIIVGRCADYVLRNQSGVDALNLFIHAPMEERIRRVREEYKVQAPDLRLYILKQDKNRAAYYEHFTDGQWGKAQNYHLAVSSGLGLETIVRLLTDLMRDRGLGA, from the coding sequence ATGGCACACACTGTTATCACCGTGGGCCGCGAATACGGCTCCGGCGGACGTCTCATCGCCCAAAAGGCCGCCGAGGCCCTGGGCATCCCCTTCTTCGACCGTTCCATCATCAACATGGCCGCCGAGGAAACCGGGCTCTCCGCCGATTTCATCCGTCGTACCGAGCAGCAGAAAACCAGCAGCTTTCTCTACAACCTCTATATGAGCACCCAGAGCCTGCCCGTCAACGACCAGGTCTTTATTGCCCAGTCGGAGGTTATCCGACGGGTGGCTGCCGAGGGGCCCTGCATCATCGTGGGCCGCTGCGCCGACTATGTGCTGCGCAACCAGTCCGGCGTGGACGCCCTGAACCTCTTCATCCACGCCCCCATGGAGGAGCGCATCCGGAGGGTCCGGGAGGAGTACAAGGTCCAGGCCCCCGACTTGCGGCTCTACATTCTCAAGCAGGACAAGAACCGGGCCGCCTACTACGAGCACTTTACCGACGGACAGTGGGGCAAGGCCCAGAATTACCATCTGGCCGTCAGCAGCGGTCTGGGTCTGGAGACCATCGTGCGCCTCCTGACCGATCTGATGCGGGATCGGGGGCTCGGCGCGTGA